One part of the Mesorhizobium sp. M4B.F.Ca.ET.058.02.1.1 genome encodes these proteins:
- the groL gene encoding chaperonin GroEL (60 kDa chaperone family; promotes refolding of misfolded polypeptides especially under stressful conditions; forms two stacked rings of heptamers to form a barrel-shaped 14mer; ends can be capped by GroES; misfolded proteins enter the barrel where they are refolded when GroES binds): MAAKDVKFSRDARERMLRGVNILADAVKVTLGPKGRNVVIDKSFGAPRITKDGVTVAKEIELEDKFENMGAQMVREVASKTNDIAGDGTTTATVLAQSIVQEGHKAVAAGMNPMDLKRGIDLAVTDVVATLIKNAKKIKTSEEVAQVGTIAGNGDASVGKMIAEAMQKVGNEGVITVEEAKTAETELEVVEGMQFDRGYLSPYFVTNADKMVAELEDVYILLHEKKLSNLQAMLPVLEAVVQTSKPLLIISEDVEGEALATLVVNKLRGGLKIAAVKAPGFGDRRKAMLEDIAILTGGQVISEDLGIKLENVGLNMLGRAKKVSISKENTTIVDGAGKKAEIQGRVAQIKQQIEETTSDYDKEKLQERLAKLAGGVAVIRVGGATEVEVKEKKDRVDDALNATRAAVEEGIVAGGGVALLRASANIKATGVNADQAAGINIVRRALQAPARQIAANAGAEASIVAGKILENKGATFGYNAQTGEYGDMIAMGIVDPVKVVRTALQDAASVAGLLVTTEAMIAEAPKKESAGGGMPGGMGGGGMGGMGGMDF, from the coding sequence ATGGCTGCCAAAGACGTAAAATTCTCCCGCGATGCCCGCGAGCGCATGCTGCGCGGTGTCAACATCCTCGCTGACGCGGTGAAGGTCACGCTCGGCCCCAAGGGCCGCAACGTGGTCATCGACAAGTCGTTCGGCGCCCCGCGCATCACCAAGGACGGCGTCACCGTCGCCAAGGAAATCGAGCTTGAGGACAAGTTCGAAAACATGGGCGCGCAGATGGTCCGCGAAGTTGCTTCGAAGACCAACGACATCGCTGGCGACGGCACCACGACCGCGACCGTTCTGGCGCAGTCGATCGTCCAGGAAGGCCACAAGGCCGTTGCCGCCGGCATGAACCCGATGGACCTGAAGCGCGGCATCGACCTCGCGGTAACCGACGTCGTTGCGACCCTGATCAAGAACGCCAAGAAGATCAAGACCTCCGAAGAGGTTGCCCAGGTCGGCACCATCGCCGGCAACGGCGATGCTTCGGTCGGCAAGATGATCGCCGAAGCGATGCAGAAGGTCGGCAACGAAGGCGTCATCACGGTTGAGGAAGCCAAGACCGCCGAGACCGAACTCGAAGTCGTCGAAGGCATGCAGTTCGACCGCGGCTACCTCTCGCCCTACTTCGTCACCAACGCCGACAAGATGGTTGCCGAGCTCGAGGACGTCTACATCCTCCTGCACGAGAAGAAGCTGTCCAACCTCCAGGCCATGCTGCCGGTTCTCGAAGCCGTCGTGCAGACCTCGAAGCCGCTGCTCATCATCTCGGAAGACGTCGAAGGCGAGGCTCTGGCCACGCTGGTCGTCAACAAGCTGCGTGGCGGCCTGAAGATCGCCGCCGTCAAGGCGCCGGGCTTCGGTGATCGCCGCAAGGCCATGCTGGAAGACATCGCCATCCTCACCGGTGGCCAGGTCATCTCGGAAGACCTCGGCATCAAGCTCGAGAACGTCGGCCTCAACATGCTCGGCCGCGCCAAGAAGGTGTCGATCTCCAAGGAGAACACCACCATCGTCGACGGCGCCGGCAAGAAGGCCGAGATCCAGGGCCGCGTTGCCCAGATCAAGCAGCAGATCGAAGAGACCACTTCGGACTACGACAAGGAGAAGCTGCAGGAACGTCTGGCGAAGCTCGCCGGCGGCGTTGCGGTGATCCGCGTCGGCGGTGCGACGGAAGTCGAAGTCAAGGAAAAGAAGGACCGCGTCGATGACGCCCTCAACGCGACCCGCGCGGCCGTCGAAGAAGGCATCGTTGCTGGTGGTGGCGTCGCGCTGCTGCGCGCTTCGGCCAACATCAAGGCCACCGGCGTCAATGCCGACCAGGCCGCCGGCATCAACATCGTGCGTCGTGCGCTTCAGGCTCCGGCCCGCCAGATCGCGGCCAACGCCGGTGCGGAAGCATCGATCGTTGCCGGCAAGATCCTTGAGAACAAGGGCGCGACCTTCGGCTACAACGCCCAGACCGGCGAGTATGGCGACATGATCGCCATGGGTATCGTCGATCCGGTCAAGGTTGTCCGTACGGCTCTTCAGGACGCGGCCTCGGTCGCCGGCCTGCTGGTCACCACCGAAGCCATGATCGCGGAGGCTCCGAAGAAGGAGTCGGCTGGCGGCGGCATGCCTGGCGGCATGGGCGGCGGCGGCATGGGCGGCATGGGCGGCATGGATTTCTAA
- a CDS encoding S26 family signal peptidase, whose amino-acid sequence MAAAGLGLLGFTALGKPAPWLVWNASASAPIGLYRIAAGALARGDLVLVRPPEYAAYLAAERSYLPRNVPLAKRLAALPDDNVCAFNDAIIIGGDIVARRLKIDAEGRPLPWWNGCRALGDNEVFLLGSDKNRSFDSRYFGPVPTQNVIGRLVPLWTE is encoded by the coding sequence TTGGCCGCGGCCGGTCTCGGTCTTTTGGGCTTCACGGCGCTGGGAAAGCCCGCCCCTTGGCTGGTCTGGAACGCCTCGGCCAGCGCGCCGATCGGCCTTTACCGCATCGCTGCGGGAGCGCTGGCGCGTGGCGATCTCGTGCTCGTGCGCCCGCCTGAATACGCGGCGTATCTCGCCGCCGAGCGCAGCTATCTGCCTCGCAATGTGCCGCTGGCAAAACGTCTTGCAGCGCTGCCGGACGATAATGTCTGCGCCTTCAATGACGCCATCATCATCGGCGGCGACATCGTCGCGCGCCGGCTCAAAATCGACGCCGAAGGCCGACCTTTGCCATGGTGGAACGGCTGCCGAGCGCTCGGGGATAACGAGGTTTTCCTGCTCGGCAGCGACAAAAACCGCTCCTTCGACAGCCGCTATTTCGGGCCTGTTCCCACTCAAAATGTCATCGGGAGGCTCGTACCACTATGGACCGAGTGA
- a CDS encoding helix-turn-helix domain-containing protein produces MDDENERAARAKKGNPFLSTAQAAFYIGLSQRTLEKMRLKGGGPKFRKHGRYVRYHIDELDHWSKGHPQHSIAGDGKAGSGQGGTGGRS; encoded by the coding sequence ATGGACGACGAAAACGAACGCGCGGCCCGCGCGAAAAAGGGCAACCCGTTTCTCAGCACAGCCCAAGCCGCCTTCTATATCGGGCTCTCCCAGCGCACGCTCGAAAAGATGCGGCTCAAGGGCGGCGGCCCGAAATTCCGCAAGCACGGCCGCTATGTCCGCTATCACATCGACGAACTCGACCATTGGTCGAAAGGACACCCGCAGCACTCCATCGCCGGCGATGGCAAGGCCGGTTCCGGCCAGGGCGGCACGGGAGGCCGTTCATGA
- a CDS encoding lytic transglycosylase domain-containing protein has translation MDRVTLLLLGMIAIAPCACSASTGAEPVAISQSPQLRKWQTLVSEASRRFHIPQAWIYAVMAAESGGKTMRGGRPITSPAGAMGLMQVMPGTYEEMRVEHGLGPNPHDPRDNILAGTAYLSAMYDRFGFPGLFGAYNAGPERYDEHLKRGKPLPEETVEYLDQLKAAGVSAADIEAFESQSVAPKAQIAPLGRSLFFIHDGVHSGVRNGDLFVPLGKDGAQPKEPVR, from the coding sequence ATGGACCGAGTGACCCTCCTCTTGTTGGGCATGATCGCCATTGCGCCATGCGCCTGTTCCGCCTCGACCGGCGCTGAGCCGGTCGCCATCTCCCAAAGTCCGCAGCTGCGAAAGTGGCAGACGTTGGTATCGGAAGCAAGCCGGCGCTTCCATATTCCCCAAGCCTGGATCTATGCCGTCATGGCTGCCGAAAGCGGCGGCAAGACAATGCGCGGCGGCCGCCCCATCACCTCCCCCGCTGGCGCCATGGGCCTCATGCAGGTGATGCCCGGCACCTATGAAGAGATGCGGGTCGAACACGGCCTTGGGCCTAACCCCCACGATCCGCGCGACAATATCCTGGCCGGCACGGCCTATCTCAGTGCCATGTATGACCGCTTCGGATTTCCTGGCCTGTTTGGCGCCTACAATGCCGGTCCCGAGCGCTACGACGAGCATTTGAAGCGTGGCAAACCGCTGCCAGAAGAGACCGTCGAGTACCTCGACCAACTCAAGGCGGCCGGAGTTTCGGCGGCCGACATCGAGGCGTTCGAAAGCCAATCTGTCGCTCCAAAGGCGCAAATCGCTCCTCTCGGACGGTCGCTGTTCTTCATTCATGACGGTGTTCACTCAGGCGTGCGAAACGGCGATCTCTTCGTGCCGCTCGGCAAGGACGGCGCGCAGCCGAAGGAGCCGGTGCGTTAG
- a CDS encoding DUF736 domain-containing protein — translation MTAIGYVNKQENGAYKGQFKTLSVRADIDIVPNQAKSADNHPDFRVLTQGVEVGAGWIRTGETSGKDYVSLSIAAPEFGPRKLYANLGRAAGQDDHDTYAIIWNPAD, via the coding sequence ATGACCGCGATCGGTTACGTCAACAAGCAGGAAAACGGCGCCTACAAGGGCCAGTTCAAGACGCTCAGCGTCCGCGCCGACATCGATATCGTCCCCAACCAGGCCAAGAGCGCCGATAACCATCCCGACTTCCGGGTGCTTACGCAAGGGGTCGAAGTCGGCGCTGGCTGGATCCGCACCGGCGAGACTTCCGGCAAGGATTATGTGAGCCTGTCGATTGCAGCGCCGGAGTTCGGACCGCGCAAGCTCTACGCCAATCTCGGCCGAGCCGCCGGCCAGGACGATCACGACACCTACGCCATCATCTGGAACCCGGCCGACTGA